A single genomic interval of Camelina sativa cultivar DH55 chromosome 11, Cs, whole genome shotgun sequence harbors:
- the LOC104720878 gene encoding F-box/kelch-repeat protein At4g39580-like → MSSPTKPSAAMNDEKAPSSEQKKTLPLVLSPITNLFLPDDILLSSLSRISRLYYPTFSLVSKSFRGLVASPELYKTRSILGRTESCLYVCLRLLNDSNLRWYTLCRVPDRKLTNFSGGHLLVPILSRHAPPPAHWSSVVAVDSNIYAIGGPINDAPSSSVSVLDCQCDTWREAPPMRMARNYPTATVLDGKIYVAGGCEDCTSLDCIEVFDPKTQIWDSLASPGTERCERLVYKSVGLEGKYHLFGGAGRHVAYDPKEGGRWDSIGMDMVDMGRRTWVSYCVVNNILFYYNDIDRKFKWYDYKGRFWRKLKGLGRLIKFLSYSRVNLAAYGEKMAVMWDTFVPSSSKNKMIWCAEITIERHEKYEICGKTEWFDVVLRVPKSYELVHVLAATV, encoded by the coding sequence ATGTCGTCTCCAACTAAACCTTCGGCCGCCATGAACGACGAGAAGGCACCGTCGTCTGAGCAGAAGAAGACGTTACCATTGGTACTCTCACCGATCACGAATCTGTTTCTTCCTGACGACATACTTTTGAGCTCCCTAAGCCGCATTTCAAGATTGTATTACCCAACCTTCTCCCTCGTCTCCAAGAGTTTCCGCGGTCTCGTTGCTTCTCCTGAGCTTTATAAGACTCGGTCCATCCTCGGTCGCACCGAGAGTTGTCTTTATGTGTGCCTAAGGTTACTTAACGACTCTAACCTCCGATGGTACACTCTCTGTCGGGTTCCGGATCGGAAACTAACAAATTTCTCAGGCGGTCATTTATTGGTCCCGATCCTATCTCGCCATGCTCCTCCTCCTGCTCATTGGTCCAGTGTGGTCGCTGTTGATTCTAATATCTACGCTATTGGAGGGCCTATCAATGATGCGCCATCCTCTAGCGTCTCGGTCTTGGATTGTCAGTGTGACACGTGGCGTGAAGCTCCACCCATGCGGATGGCACGGAACTACCCTACTGCGACCGTTCTTGACGGGAAGATATATGTAGCAGGAGGCTGCGAGGATTGCACTTCATTGGATTGTATAGAGGTGTTTGacccaaaaactcaaatttGGGACTCTTTGGCAAGTCCTGGCACTGAGAGATGTGAGAGACTTGTATATAAGAGCGTTGGGCTTGAAGGCAAATATCACTTGTTTGGAGGTGCGGGACGTCATGTGGCTTACGACCCGAAAGAAGGAGGTAGATGGGACTCAATTGGAATGGATATGGTCGATATGGGTCGTCGAACATGGGTTTCGTATTGTGTGGTAAACAATATATTGTTCTATTATAATGATATTGATAGGAAGTTTAAATGGTATGACTATAAAGGAAGGTTTTGGAGAAAACTCAAGGGTTTGGGACGGCTGATCAAGTTTCTCTCCTATAGCCGTGTTAACTTAGCGGCTTACGGTGAAAAGATGGCGGTTATGTGGGACACTTTTGTGCCTTCTAGCTCAAAGAACAAGATGATTTGGTGCGCGGAAATTACAATTGAAAGGCACGAAAAATACGAGATTTGCGGTAAGACCGAGTGGTTCGATGTTGTGCTTAGAGTTCCCAAATCATATGAATTGGTGCATGTTCTTGCTGCTACTGTTTGA
- the LOC104720879 gene encoding protein MIZU-KUSSEI 1-like — MLEPSNPMATTSCSSSSTPHSSPSPSPSPSATPPRQHILLEPPSSKKKKSRTNVFRVIRTVFRSFPIFTTPSVACKIPVIHPGLGLPDPHHSTSRITGTLFGYRKGRVSLSIQENPKCLPSLVVELAMQTTALQKELSSGMVRIALETEKQPRSDNNNNKTEKKTDILEEPLWTMYCKGEKTGYGVRREASEEDLNVMELLRPVSMGAGVLPGNSELEGPDGEMAYMRAYFERVIGSKDSETFYMLSPEGNNGPELSFFFVRV, encoded by the coding sequence ATGCTAGAACCATCAAATCCAATGGCTACAACTTCTTGTTCCTCCTCTTCAACCCCTCATTCGTCTCCATCACCTTCTCCGTCTCCATCTGCCACGCCGCCACGTCAACATATTCTCCTCGAGCCACCAtcttcaaaaaagaagaaaagcagaACAAATGTTTTCCGAGTCATACGCACCGTGTTTCGCTCTTTCCCAATCTTTACAACACCATCCGTAGCATGCAAAATCCCGGTTATCCATCCCGGTTTAGGTTTACCGGACCCCCACCACAGCACGTCAAGAATCACCGGGACGTTATTCGGATACCGTAAAGGCCGAGTAAGTCTCTCGATTCAAGAAAACCCTAAATGTTTACCTTCTCTAGTCGTGGAGCTCGCCATGCAAACCACGGCGCTTCAAAAAGAGCTAAGCTCGGGAATGGTGAGAATCGCTCTCGAGACTGAGAAGCAACCTCGATCagataataacaacaacaaaacagagaagaagacggATATTTTGGAAGAACCGTTGTGGACAATGTATTGTAAAGGAGAGAAGACAGGCTACGGTGTAAGAAGAGAAGCGAGCGAAGAAGATCTCAACGTGATGGAGTTGTTACGTCCGGTGTCTATGGGCGCCGGAGTACTGCCGGGAAACTCGGAGTTGGAAGGACCCGACGGCGAGATGGCGTATATGAGAGCTTATTTTGAGAGAGTTATTGGGTCTAAAGATTCAGAGACTTTTTATATGTTGAGTCCTGAAGGTAATAATGGACCCGAGCTTAGCTTTTTctttgtaagagtttga
- the LOC104720881 gene encoding LOW QUALITY PROTEIN: pentatricopeptide repeat-containing protein At4g39620, chloroplastic-like (The sequence of the model RefSeq protein was modified relative to this genomic sequence to represent the inferred CDS: inserted 1 base in 1 codon) — MSIHYMLTSPSSLRLSDFISSFPQETNHRWIRFSLNLGDARRPTKTRITCGAISSRRRLAERESAERENRVLVRSLMSRISDREPLVKTLDKYVKVVRGEHCFILFEELGKTDKWLQCLEVFRWMQKQRWYIADNGVYSKLISVMGKKGQTRMAMWLFSEMKNSGCRPDASVYNALITAHLHTRDKAKALEKVRGYFDRMKGMERCQPNVVTYNILLRAFAQSGKVDEVNALFKDLDISPVSPDVYTFNGVMDAYGKNGMIKEMESVLTRMRSHECKPDIITFNLLIDSYGKKQEFEKMEQTFKSLMRSKEKPTLPTFNSMIINYGKARLIDKAEWVFKKMNDMSYMPSFITYECMIMMYGYCGSVSRAREIFEEVVESERLLKASTLNAMLEVYCVNGLHMEADKLFHNASAFRVHPDASTYKFLYKAYTKADMKEHVQILMKKMEKDGIVPNKRFFLEALEVFAGSDSGNRKSTRSSRPRDSPXGRGGRNLTEFQDKDVTKPNKL; from the exons ATGTCCATACACTACATGTTGACATCGCCATCGTCACTGAGATTATCCGATTTCATCTCTTCGTTTCCCCAAGAAACCAATCACAGATGGATTCGTTTCTCATTGAATCTCGGCGATGCGAGGAGGCCGACGAAGACGAGGATAACTTGCGGTGCGATTTCGTCAAGGAGGAGACTTGCTGAGAGAGAGAGCGCGGAGAGAGAGAACAGAGTTCTTGTTCGGAGTCTGATGTCGAGGATCAGTGACAGAGAGCCATTGGTGAAGACCCTTGACAAGTATGTGAAGGTCGTAAGAGGTGAGCACTGTTTCATACTCTTTGAAGAGCTTGGCAAAACCGATAAGTGGCTCCAATGCCTTGAG GTGTTCAGGTGGATGCAGAAACAGAGGTGGTACATAGCAGATAATGGAGTCTACTCGAAATTGATATCCGTAATGGGCAAAAAGGGTCAAACCAGGATGGCAATGTGGCTGTTTTCCGAGATGAAAAACAGTGGGTGTCGTCCTGATGCTTCTGTTTACAACGCGCTCATAACGGCTCATCTTCATACACGTGACAAGGCAAAAGCTTTGGAGAAAGTTCGTGGATACTTTGATAGAATGAAAGGAATGGAACGGTGTCAACCAAATGTTGTGACTTATAATATCCTGTTGAGGGCTTTTGCTCAATCTGGTAAAGTGGACGAAGTTAATGCTTTGTTTAAAGACTTGGATATTAGTCCAGTTTCTCCTGACGTTTACACCTTTAACGGTGTTATGGATGCGTATGGGAAAAACGGGATGATTAAGGAGATGGAATCTGTGCTTACTCGTATGAGGAGTCATGAGTGTAAGCCAGACATCATCACCTTTAATTTGCTTATTGACTCGTATGGTAAGAAGCAAGAGTTTGAGAAGATGGAGCAGACTTTTAAGAGTTTAATGCGGTCCAAGGAGAAGCCAACTCTGCCTACATTCAATTCAATGATTATAAATTATGGGAAAGCTCGTCTGATAGATAAGGCGGAATGGGTTTTCAAGAAGATGAATGATATGAGCTACATGCCGAGTTTTATCACATATGAGTGCATGATCATGATGTACGGTTACTGTGGCTCTGTTTCCAGAGCTCGGGAAATATTTGAGGAAGTTGTTGAATCAGAGAGGCTGTTGAAAGCGTCAACACTCAATGCCATGCTTGAAGTTTACTGTGTTAATGGTCTTCACATGGAAGCAGATAAGCTTTTCCATAACGCAAGTGCTTTTCGAGTTCATCCAGATGCATCGACGTATAAGTTTCTATATAAGGCATATACTAAGGCAGATATGAAGGAGCATGTCCAAATACTGatgaagaaaatggagaaagaTGGGATTGTACCTAATAAGAGGTTCTTCTTGGAAGCCCTTGAAGTTTTTGCAGGTTCGGATTCTGGAAACAGGAAATCAACTCGTTCAAGCAGGCCACGAGACAGTC AAGGACGTGGTGGGAGAAATTTGACTGAGTTCCAAGATAAAGATGTAACAAAACCGAACAAACTCTAA